A part of Magnetospirillum sp. genomic DNA contains:
- a CDS encoding DMT family transporter encodes MSTEARMFALAIGGIALLTVMDAIAKALAADYGTFQIVFARFAFSALWIGAAAFVLRPGWPRRDRLAAHGLRAVLMVATTSAFFYALGHLPLAEVFVLSYTAPIFVALFGALLLSEKVDRITAVAIACGFAGVVWVALGDAQADESVPRPWFALACAIASPVTYALGNVLLRAQTAHEPVVTIVLTQSLLASALLLPAIVAIEVALPTLQDGLLFAALGLFGAGGYLAFASAIAKLPAARVAVADYSGLIWAALLGYLLFAEVPKPSLWAGAVLILGGSLLMLRAKKPKPA; translated from the coding sequence ATGTCGACTGAAGCGCGCATGTTTGCCCTCGCGATCGGCGGCATTGCCTTGCTGACGGTTATGGATGCGATCGCCAAAGCGCTCGCCGCCGACTACGGCACGTTTCAAATCGTCTTCGCGCGTTTCGCGTTTTCGGCCCTGTGGATCGGCGCTGCCGCATTCGTACTGCGTCCCGGTTGGCCGCGCCGCGATCGATTGGCAGCGCACGGCCTACGTGCTGTTCTGATGGTCGCGACCACGTCCGCGTTTTTCTATGCGCTCGGGCATCTGCCATTGGCCGAAGTGTTTGTGCTGTCCTACACCGCACCGATTTTCGTGGCCCTGTTCGGCGCCCTCTTGCTAAGCGAAAAGGTCGATCGCATCACGGCGGTGGCGATCGCGTGCGGTTTTGCCGGTGTGGTTTGGGTGGCCCTCGGCGACGCGCAGGCCGACGAAAGTGTGCCGCGTCCTTGGTTCGCCCTCGCTTGCGCCATCGCCTCGCCCGTCACCTACGCGCTCGGCAATGTTCTGCTGCGCGCGCAGACCGCACACGAACCCGTCGTGACGATCGTGCTGACGCAGTCGTTGCTTGCCTCGGCACTGCTGCTGCCTGCGATCGTAGCAATCGAAGTTGCCCTGCCGACACTGCAAGACGGCCTCCTGTTTGCCGCACTCGGGCTGTTCGGTGCCGGCGGCTATCTTGCATTCGCCAGTGCGATCGCCAAACTGCCTGCCGCACGCGTCGCAGTTGCCGACTATTCGGGCCTGATTTGGGCGGCATTGCTTGGCTATCTGCTGTTCGCCGAAGTCCCGAAGCCGAGCTTGTGGGCGGGCGCCGTCCTCATTCTCGGCGGCTCGCTGCTGATGCTGCGCGCGAAGAAACCGAAACCGGCCTAA